In Candidatus Promineifilum breve, one genomic interval encodes:
- a CDS encoding LysM peptidoglycan-binding domain-containing M23 family metallopeptidase has product MRFCLLILLLGSLFVISDGRVAAQDTASQPPAMVVQPGDTWAALALRFSVDAAELQQLNSHMNRRREPTIGRAITLPPDANSRPGLLIRSGDGGLVQTAAANRLSPWTMAALNGLASPYRPSFHRPLYLPADDLIRDLPPGMTSLELSMMPAVTGQALGLRGTTRTEQPTITAQLDGLPIAFATTGNRFAGVVGTGAFYTGGEPELVMRVGDNPAWSQPWAFDEREWEYQELTLTGEAAQIDQQARDEERARLRELWTKITPAPLWDAAFQTPIADVLQVTANYGARRSYNGGPYLSYHEGVDFSAYGGTPVFAPAAGTVVLAEPLYVRGGAVIIDHGLGIYSGYYHLSAVHATAGQTVRPGDLLGEVGTTGLSTGNHLHWDLLSNGIWVDAAAWQAQDLACWLLAGLGAECSPAAATE; this is encoded by the coding sequence ATGCGCTTCTGTTTACTCATTCTATTGCTGGGATCGTTGTTCGTGATTTCTGATGGGCGCGTAGCGGCCCAGGACACGGCGAGTCAACCGCCGGCGATGGTCGTCCAGCCCGGCGACACCTGGGCGGCGCTGGCGCTGCGCTTCAGCGTGGACGCGGCCGAACTACAGCAACTCAATTCCCACATGAACCGGCGGCGGGAACCGACCATCGGCCGGGCCATTACCCTGCCGCCCGATGCCAACTCTCGCCCCGGCCTGTTGATTCGCAGCGGCGACGGGGGACTGGTGCAGACGGCGGCGGCCAACCGGCTCTCGCCCTGGACGATGGCCGCGCTCAATGGCCTGGCCTCTCCCTATCGGCCGTCCTTCCACCGGCCACTCTACCTTCCCGCCGACGACCTCATCCGCGATCTGCCGCCCGGCATGACCTCACTCGAACTGTCCATGATGCCCGCCGTGACCGGGCAAGCCCTGGGATTGCGCGGCACAACCCGGACCGAGCAGCCCACCATCACCGCCCAACTCGATGGGCTGCCCATCGCCTTCGCCACGACCGGCAATCGCTTCGCGGGCGTGGTCGGCACGGGCGCGTTCTACACCGGCGGCGAGCCGGAGCTGGTGATGCGCGTCGGCGACAATCCGGCCTGGAGCCAGCCGTGGGCGTTCGACGAACGCGAGTGGGAGTATCAGGAGCTAACCCTGACCGGCGAGGCGGCCCAGATCGACCAGCAGGCCCGCGACGAGGAGCGCGCCCGGCTGCGCGAACTCTGGACGAAAATCACGCCCGCGCCGCTGTGGGATGCCGCCTTCCAGACGCCCATCGCCGACGTCCTGCAAGTCACGGCCAACTATGGCGCGCGGCGCTCCTACAACGGCGGCCCCTATCTGAGCTATCACGAGGGGGTGGACTTCAGCGCCTATGGCGGCACGCCGGTCTTTGCTCCGGCGGCGGGCACGGTGGTGCTGGCCGAGCCGCTCTACGTGCGCGGCGGCGCGGTCATTATCGACCACGGCCTGGGCATCTATAGCGGCTACTACCATCTGTCGGCCGTCCATGCCACCGCCGGGCAAACGGTGCGGCCGGGCGATCTGCTGGGCGAGGTGGGCACAACCGGCCTCTCCACCGGCAACCACTTGCATTGGGACTTGCTCAGCAACGGCATCTGGGTCGACGCCGCGGCCTGGCAGGCGCAAGACCTGGCCTGCTGGCTGTTGGCCGGGCTGGGAGCTGAATGTTCGCCGGCAGCCGCCACGGAATAG
- a CDS encoding NADPH:quinone reductase, with amino-acid sequence MLAAWYEKQGPAHEVLTVGEMPEPQPLAGEVRIRLAASGINAGDVKKRQDAYGYGMPYPRIIPHSDGAGSVDAVGAGVSSQWVGRRVWCYAAQTYRPFGTAAEYTVVPLERVALLPDGVAFEQGACLGIPGITAHRAVHVAGPVQGSTILVQGGAGAVGACAVQLAQRAGARVIATCRSDDDRAIALRAGADVALLTGEGLAARIRELAPDGVQHIVEVALGANIETDVTVLAQGGSIATYASDVFQPEIPYWPLVFSNARLFFIGSDDVPPTAKKEAALAVNEALAAGWPGLDIAATFPLEAIAQAHEYVEHPTQPGRVIVTI; translated from the coding sequence ATGTTAGCAGCCTGGTATGAAAAACAAGGCCCGGCTCACGAGGTATTGACCGTCGGCGAGATGCCGGAGCCACAGCCACTGGCGGGTGAGGTGCGGATTCGTCTGGCCGCGTCGGGTATCAATGCCGGCGACGTGAAGAAGCGTCAGGACGCCTATGGCTACGGGATGCCCTATCCGCGTATCATTCCCCACAGCGATGGCGCCGGGTCGGTCGATGCCGTCGGCGCAGGCGTCTCATCGCAATGGGTTGGCCGGCGCGTGTGGTGTTATGCCGCTCAAACCTATCGCCCATTTGGCACCGCGGCCGAATACACCGTGGTTCCCCTGGAGCGGGTGGCCCTGTTGCCCGATGGTGTGGCCTTTGAGCAGGGGGCGTGTCTCGGCATTCCCGGCATCACCGCTCATCGGGCGGTGCACGTGGCTGGGCCGGTGCAAGGAAGCACCATTCTGGTGCAGGGCGGCGCGGGCGCGGTGGGCGCTTGTGCCGTTCAACTCGCCCAACGCGCCGGCGCGCGCGTCATCGCCACTTGCCGCTCGGATGACGATCGGGCCATTGCGCTGCGCGCCGGCGCGGATGTGGCTTTATTGACCGGTGAGGGGTTGGCGGCCCGCATCCGGGAATTAGCACCCGACGGGGTTCAGCATATCGTTGAAGTCGCATTGGGCGCCAATATCGAAACGGATGTGACCGTATTGGCCCAGGGCGGTTCCATCGCCACCTATGCCAGCGACGTATTCCAGCCGGAAATTCCCTACTGGCCGCTCGTCTTCAGTAATGCCCGGCTTTTTTTCATCGGCAGCGACGATGTACCGCCGACGGCCAAGAAGGAAGCCGCTCTGGCCGTCAACGAGGCGTTGGCGGCCGGCTGGCCGGGGCTTGATATTGCCGCAACGTTTCCGCTGGAAGCAATCGCCCAGGCGCACGAATATGTCGAACACCCGACGCAACCCGGCCGGGTGATTGTAACGATTTGA